A single window of Paenibacillus sp. SYP-B4298 DNA harbors:
- a CDS encoding ABC transporter ATP-binding protein has protein sequence MSILLKTSALTKVMEGREIVSQMNIRVRQGEIYGLLGPNGAGKTTLMRMLTSLVRPTAGEIELFGERLQPGSVEYLKRIGSIIEYPVFYEKLTATANLELHCEYMGYYNKNAINEALELVRLQDAQGRLVKEFSLGMKQRLGIARAIVTRPELLFLDEPINGLDPMGIRELRELLYRLCKEYGMTLIVSSHILGEIEQIADTICVMNKGRLVKEVPMNEIRGAHTEYIELHTPDPAKAAYVLEHDLNLFNFRVTADCIRIYETMIPQTELSKQLIMHEVPIHAIHRKNQSLEQYFVQLIQGGE, from the coding sequence TTGAGCATTCTACTAAAAACCTCCGCGCTCACGAAGGTCATGGAGGGGCGTGAGATCGTATCGCAGATGAATATTCGTGTCCGGCAAGGAGAAATATACGGCCTGCTGGGACCTAACGGCGCTGGCAAGACGACGCTGATGCGGATGCTTACCTCACTGGTTAGGCCGACAGCCGGCGAGATTGAGCTCTTCGGAGAACGGCTGCAGCCAGGCTCGGTCGAATATCTCAAACGTATCGGCAGCATCATCGAATATCCGGTATTCTACGAGAAGCTGACCGCAACAGCCAATCTGGAGCTGCATTGCGAGTATATGGGCTACTACAATAAAAATGCGATCAACGAGGCGTTGGAGCTTGTCCGTCTGCAGGATGCTCAGGGTCGGCTGGTCAAGGAATTTTCGCTCGGCATGAAGCAGAGACTGGGCATCGCCCGCGCCATCGTAACCCGCCCGGAGCTGCTATTTCTCGATGAACCGATTAACGGACTGGACCCGATGGGCATCCGTGAGCTGCGAGAGCTGCTGTATCGATTATGCAAGGAATACGGGATGACGCTTATCGTCTCCTCGCATATCCTCGGGGAAATCGAGCAGATTGCCGACACGATCTGTGTCATGAATAAGGGGCGGCTGGTGAAGGAGGTGCCGATGAACGAGATTCGCGGCGCGCATACCGAATATATCGAGCTGCATACGCCTGATCCGGCCAAGGCAGCCTATGTGCTGGAGCATGATCTGAACCTGTTCAATTTCCGGGTGACCGCTGACTGTATACGCATCTATGAGACGATGATTCCACAAACTGAGCTGTCTAAGCAACTGATCATGCATGAGGT
- a CDS encoding sensor histidine kinase: MITALLAAILLLAALNAMQFVAARKQASLLRIMASRLDKLAVSPQHAEKLQLLTADPALRKLLGSINHLLARSEETRADYARSQLAIKRMLSNISHDLKTPLTVVVGYTETLRQHIAMPPEEQRYMLDKVQAKAQEVLALMNRFFDLAVLESADKELPLSRMMMNDVCERSILAFYETLAAQQLDVQIDLPELPVYALGNEEALERILNNLLSNAIRYGYEGKMVGLALRAEGNDVFIEVKDRGKGIAKPHQELVFERMYTLEDSRNMAYQGSGLGLTITKRLVEMMEGQIELHSLPYEETVFRVKLKRVPS; encoded by the coding sequence ATGATTACTGCGCTGCTCGCCGCCATCCTGCTGCTGGCTGCGCTCAATGCGATGCAATTCGTCGCCGCGCGCAAGCAAGCCTCCTTGCTGCGCATCATGGCTTCCCGCCTCGACAAGCTCGCCGTCTCCCCACAGCACGCAGAGAAGCTGCAACTGCTCACGGCTGATCCGGCTCTGCGCAAGCTGCTGGGCAGCATCAACCACCTGCTTGCGCGCAGCGAGGAGACTCGTGCCGACTACGCCCGTTCCCAGTTGGCGATCAAGCGGATGCTGTCGAACATCTCACATGATTTGAAGACACCGCTGACGGTGGTTGTCGGGTACACGGAGACCTTGCGCCAGCATATAGCGATGCCCCCTGAGGAGCAACGCTATATGCTGGACAAGGTGCAGGCCAAGGCGCAGGAGGTGCTGGCGCTGATGAACCGATTTTTCGACCTGGCTGTGCTGGAGTCGGCGGACAAGGAGCTGCCCCTCTCGCGCATGATGATGAATGACGTGTGCGAGCGGAGCATCCTCGCCTTCTACGAAACCCTTGCAGCACAGCAGCTAGACGTGCAGATCGATCTCCCGGAGCTGCCCGTCTATGCGCTAGGCAATGAGGAAGCGCTGGAACGCATATTGAATAACCTTCTGTCCAATGCCATCCGGTATGGGTACGAAGGGAAAATGGTAGGTCTTGCATTGCGGGCAGAGGGCAACGATGTCTTCATTGAGGTCAAGGACCGCGGCAAGGGCATCGCCAAGCCCCACCAGGAGCTTGTATTTGAGAGGATGTATACATTGGAGGATTCACGCAATATGGCTTATCAAGGAAGCGGGCTGGGCCTGACCATCACCAAACGGCTCGTTGAGATGATGGAGGGGCAGATTGAGCTGCACAGCCTTCCTTATGAGGAGACCGTCTTTCGTGTGAAGCTGAAGCGTGTTCCGTCCTGA
- a CDS encoding response regulator transcription factor, with protein MEQTAPRLLLVEDDAEISEMVRRYLTNEGFHITQALDGAEAAALFAAASYDLVLLDIMLPRLGGMELLQRIRERSTVPVLILSAKGSEVDKALGLGFGADDYIAKPFSMIELTARVKAALRRATSYSRPSQAAIADAPATIHIHELAIHPENFTVTKNGQEIRLTAKEFQLLKLFASHPKRVFTKAQIYQSIWEDNYYGDENVINVHMRRLREKIEDDPSHPQYIRTLWGIGYKLGEFQS; from the coding sequence ATGGAACAGACTGCTCCCCGGCTGCTGCTCGTTGAAGATGATGCGGAGATCAGCGAGATGGTCAGACGCTATCTGACAAATGAAGGATTTCACATTACACAGGCATTGGACGGGGCTGAAGCAGCCGCCTTGTTCGCCGCCGCCTCTTATGATCTGGTGCTGCTCGATATCATGCTACCCCGTCTGGGTGGAATGGAGCTGCTGCAGCGCATTCGCGAGCGCAGCACCGTGCCGGTACTGATCCTGTCCGCCAAGGGCAGCGAGGTGGACAAAGCACTCGGCCTCGGCTTTGGCGCTGACGACTATATCGCCAAGCCATTCTCGATGATCGAGCTGACCGCCCGTGTCAAGGCAGCGCTGCGGCGAGCCACCAGCTACTCCAGGCCAAGCCAGGCGGCCATCGCTGATGCTCCTGCAACAATACACATTCATGAATTAGCCATTCATCCGGAGAATTTCACCGTGACCAAGAATGGGCAGGAAATCAGGCTGACGGCGAAGGAATTTCAGCTATTGAAGCTGTTCGCCAGCCACCCTAAGCGCGTCTTCACCAAAGCACAGATCTATCAGAGCATCTGGGAAGACAACTACTATGGCGATGAGAATGTCATCAATGTCCACATGCGGCGCCTGCGGGAGAAGATCGAGGATGACCCCTCTCATCCCCAATATATCCGCACGCTTTGGGGAATCGGCTACAAGCTGGGGGAATTCCAGTCATGA
- the cas5c gene encoding type I-C CRISPR-associated protein Cas5c: protein MGYGIRLLVWGSYACFARPDKQDEKESYEVMPPCAARGVLESIHWKPAIRWIVDRIEVINEIRLERAERLELGTAEAATQLKEPMSCKRPLLAPVLTEEREKTSLLLRDVKYVIHAHFEMTARAGEHDHPEKHYNIFLRRARKKQCFYHPYLGSREFPASYVLLEDDEEAPISYYRRKPEQHLGSLLWDLDFKQHMKPMYFQAVLRNGAINIPDLLQRTSK, encoded by the coding sequence ATGGGATATGGAATTCGACTGCTCGTCTGGGGAAGCTATGCTTGCTTTGCCCGTCCAGACAAGCAGGATGAGAAAGAGAGCTATGAAGTGATGCCGCCTTGTGCTGCAAGAGGCGTCTTGGAATCGATTCATTGGAAGCCTGCAATCCGATGGATTGTGGATCGAATTGAAGTGATTAATGAAATTCGCCTGGAGCGTGCAGAGCGACTCGAGCTAGGGACAGCGGAGGCAGCTACCCAGTTGAAGGAGCCGATGAGCTGCAAGCGTCCATTGCTGGCGCCGGTACTGACCGAGGAACGTGAGAAGACGAGCCTCCTGCTGCGCGATGTGAAGTATGTGATCCACGCGCACTTCGAGATGACGGCTCGTGCGGGAGAGCATGATCATCCAGAGAAGCACTATAATATCTTTTTGCGTCGTGCCCGCAAGAAGCAATGCTTCTATCATCCGTATCTGGGAAGCAGGGAGTTCCCGGCTTCTTATGTGTTGCTGGAGGATGATGAGGAGGCTCCGATCTCGTACTATAGACGAAAGCCGGAGCAGCATCTGGGCTCCCTGCTATGGGATCTGGATTTCAAGCAGCACATGAAGCCGATGTATTTCCAGGCGGTGCTGAGGAACGGAGCCATCAACATTCCTGATCTGTTACAGAGAACTAGCAAATAG
- a CDS encoding YesK family protein produces the protein MDSLFFWIISAITAIIWLTIAHFMYKFAPYPLYRLFMPAGAGLSLSIMMFVVSMFISGFRGMGIGIISASLGLGSVLAIPMIGLLALIGEKLKKDND, from the coding sequence ATGGACAGCTTGTTCTTCTGGATTATATCCGCAATTACAGCCATCATCTGGCTTACGATTGCCCATTTTATGTATAAATTCGCCCCTTATCCGCTGTATCGCCTGTTTATGCCTGCTGGAGCCGGACTTTCTCTGAGCATTATGATGTTCGTTGTCAGCATGTTTATCAGCGGCTTCCGCGGGATGGGCATCGGGATTATCAGCGCCTCGCTCGGATTAGGCAGTGTGCTGGCGATACCGATGATCGGCCTGCTGGCTCTCATTGGCGAGAAGCTGAAGAAGGACAACGATTAA
- a CDS encoding YwmB family TATA-box binding protein, whose translation MRRSLLEDQRAQRRSGSKLLLSLLAVLAAGVTLAGVQGMMRQGEAGSPLLHDVKTVWQWVVPEAQGGSGDVAWSFRWDARQPVTGEQAERLALLLDAKEADDAEGGSNLQRVWRSDMQREEGTGGGRLAIWHHLDAQPQETGSRVAEAEDGNGEEVVRQAAEDAMQHSEEPTGGLVVLLESMEGADYEEVAPWLARIEQSLEHSGLQAAPSFSFRAATGPEAAERLAEAAGATLLERYSDRSTVSDTYYSSKLRLSAQSGQHKVNLQLALLLGSTEGEYRLTGGVPLITGEYLR comes from the coding sequence ATGCGACGTTCATTGCTGGAGGATCAGAGGGCGCAGAGAAGGTCAGGCAGCAAGCTGCTGCTATCGCTGCTCGCTGTGCTGGCGGCGGGAGTGACGCTGGCGGGGGTGCAGGGAATGATGAGGCAGGGCGAGGCAGGCTCGCCTCTGCTGCATGATGTGAAGACGGTGTGGCAATGGGTGGTGCCAGAGGCGCAGGGTGGCTCGGGGGATGTGGCCTGGTCGTTTCGTTGGGATGCCAGGCAGCCAGTTACGGGCGAACAGGCGGAGCGGCTGGCGTTGCTGCTGGATGCGAAGGAGGCAGATGATGCGGAGGGTGGTTCCAACTTGCAGCGGGTGTGGCGGAGCGACATGCAGCGCGAGGAGGGTACCGGCGGCGGTCGTCTGGCGATCTGGCATCACCTGGATGCGCAGCCGCAGGAGACGGGCAGCCGGGTAGCCGAAGCGGAGGATGGCAACGGGGAGGAGGTCGTGAGGCAGGCAGCAGAGGATGCCATGCAGCACAGCGAGGAGCCGACAGGCGGACTGGTTGTCCTGCTGGAGAGCATGGAGGGGGCAGACTATGAGGAGGTTGCGCCTTGGCTTGCCCGAATCGAGCAGTCGCTTGAACATAGCGGATTGCAAGCTGCGCCCAGCTTCTCCTTTCGCGCGGCGACAGGCCCGGAGGCGGCAGAACGGCTGGCGGAGGCAGCAGGCGCGACGCTGCTGGAGCGCTATAGCGACCGGAGTACAGTGAGCGATACCTACTACAGCAGCAAGCTAAGGCTGAGTGCGCAGAGCGGGCAGCATAAGGTGAACCTGCAGTTGGCACTGCTCCTGGGGTCAACGGAAGGCGAGTATCGGCTGACAGGAGGCGTCCCGCTCATTACGGGGGAATACTTGCGATGA
- the zwf gene encoding glucose-6-phosphate dehydrogenase, with amino-acid sequence MTDQHKSEAQAAAGAVYYLFGATGDLARRKLFPALFSLYKEGKLAEDFAVVGLARRVRTDEQFQAEVYESIKEFCRYKSDDAELWNRFAQHFVYMPLDINDVESFRELSRLTERLDERFGIPGNRLFYLALAPELFGPVSFNLREGGLLESSGWHRVVIEKPFGYDLPSAQKLNEQINQVFKEEEIFRIDHYLGKEMVQNIEVIRFANAFFEPLWNNKHIANIQITLSETVGVEDRGGYYDKSGALRDMGQNHMLQMLTMIAMEPPSRLHGEDIRDEKVKVLRSLRQYATHGDVRENVVRGQYSEGVHRGKSLPGYRQEESVSSDSVTETYFAAKVLVDNFRWAGVPFYIRTGKRLPVKTTEVVIEFKNMPDNVLFGSRHNLSPNLLVIRVNPMEGIYIKINAKQPGSDSQIQPVAMEFCQSCQIGINTPEAYERLIYDAARGDSTYFTRWDEVSQAWAFVDQIASAWREDTSDVRPYPAGSWGPTEANELLARDGFRWWPVNGQEEDNVIWVSNTGK; translated from the coding sequence ATGACAGATCAACATAAATCGGAAGCGCAAGCTGCTGCGGGCGCTGTATATTATTTGTTCGGAGCGACTGGAGATCTGGCTCGCCGCAAGCTGTTCCCGGCTCTGTTCAGCCTCTATAAGGAAGGAAAGCTGGCGGAGGACTTCGCGGTTGTCGGGCTGGCTCGCCGCGTGCGGACGGACGAGCAGTTCCAGGCCGAGGTCTATGAGTCGATTAAGGAGTTTTGCCGCTACAAATCCGACGATGCCGAGCTATGGAATCGGTTCGCTCAGCATTTCGTCTATATGCCGCTTGATATTAACGATGTGGAGAGCTTCCGCGAGTTGAGCCGCCTGACGGAGCGTCTGGATGAGCGCTTCGGCATTCCGGGCAACCGGCTGTTCTATCTGGCGCTGGCGCCGGAGCTGTTCGGCCCGGTCTCCTTCAATCTGCGCGAGGGCGGCCTGCTGGAGAGCAGCGGCTGGCACCGCGTCGTCATCGAGAAGCCGTTCGGTTATGATCTGCCATCGGCCCAGAAGCTGAACGAGCAGATTAACCAGGTATTCAAGGAGGAGGAAATCTTCCGTATTGACCACTATCTCGGCAAGGAGATGGTGCAGAATATCGAGGTGATCCGCTTCGCGAACGCCTTCTTCGAGCCGCTCTGGAACAATAAGCATATCGCGAACATTCAGATTACGCTGTCGGAGACTGTCGGTGTTGAGGATCGCGGCGGCTACTACGATAAGTCTGGCGCGCTGCGCGACATGGGTCAGAACCATATGCTGCAGATGCTGACGATGATCGCGATGGAGCCCCCTAGCCGTCTGCATGGCGAGGATATCCGTGATGAGAAGGTCAAGGTGCTTCGCTCGCTGCGTCAATATGCAACGCATGGCGATGTACGGGAGAATGTGGTGCGCGGTCAGTATTCTGAAGGTGTGCACAGAGGCAAGTCCTTGCCTGGTTACCGTCAGGAGGAATCGGTGTCAAGCGATTCCGTGACAGAGACGTATTTTGCTGCCAAGGTGCTCGTCGACAATTTCCGCTGGGCGGGCGTGCCTTTCTACATCCGTACAGGCAAACGGCTGCCGGTCAAGACGACTGAGGTGGTCATTGAGTTCAAAAATATGCCCGACAATGTTCTGTTTGGCAGCCGTCATAACCTGTCTCCGAATCTGCTGGTCATTCGCGTTAATCCGATGGAGGGCATCTACATCAAGATCAATGCGAAGCAGCCCGGCTCGGACTCGCAGATTCAGCCGGTGGCGATGGAATTCTGCCAGAGCTGTCAGATCGGCATCAATACGCCGGAGGCTTACGAGCGGCTGATCTATGATGCTGCCCGCGGCGACTCCACATACTTCACCCGTTGGGACGAGGTGTCCCAGGCATGGGCGTTCGTCGACCAGATTGCTTCGGCATGGCGCGAGGATACATCGGATGTACGGCCATACCCTGCCGGCTCCTGGGGGCCGACTGAGGCGAATGAGCTGCTCGCTCGCGATGGCTTCCGCTGGTGGCCGGTGAACGGTCAGGAAGAGGATAACGTGATCTGGGTGAGCAATACCGGGAAATAA
- a CDS encoding peptide chain release factor 3, protein MSTKLKDELKHEVERRRTFAIISHPDAGKTTLTEKLLLFGGAIRLAGTVKARKASKHATSDWMEIEKQRGISVTSSVMQFDYMGHRVNILDTPGHQDFSEDTYRTLTAADSAVMLIDVAKGVEAQTIKLFQVCRKRGIPIFTFINKLDREGRSPFELMEELEQVLGIRSVPMNWPIGMGRELCGVYDRMNSQVELFQGNDHSKIEVRKVEDYNDPIIREMAGDFLHDQLAGELELLDVAGDPFDYEKVQRGELTPIFFGSAVNNFGVQTFLENFLKLAPSPTPRRSMERLVEPTEEKFSGYVFKIQANMNPAHRDRIAFLRICSGRFERGMSVKHVRAGKEIKLAQPQQFLAQDRDIVESAYPGDIIGLFDPGIFRIGDSLSQGGELVFDELPTFSPEIFAKVTVKNALKHKQYQKGIDQLTEEGTIQVFHSTSGFDEIILGVVGQLQFEVFEHRMKAEYGVDVLLHRMTYQFARWLVDDKIDPSKFRINSVLVKDKKDNYVALFENEYAMRTAMEKNQTTKFLETAP, encoded by the coding sequence ATGAGTACGAAGCTAAAGGATGAGTTAAAGCACGAGGTGGAGCGGAGAAGAACCTTTGCGATCATCTCCCACCCCGATGCGGGAAAAACGACGCTAACCGAGAAGCTGCTGCTGTTCGGAGGCGCGATCAGGCTGGCAGGTACGGTCAAGGCGCGCAAGGCGAGCAAGCATGCGACCTCGGACTGGATGGAGATCGAGAAGCAGCGCGGCATCTCGGTCACCTCAAGCGTCATGCAATTCGATTATATGGGTCACCGCGTCAACATTCTGGATACACCAGGTCACCAGGACTTCAGTGAGGATACCTACCGGACGTTGACGGCTGCGGACAGTGCGGTCATGCTGATCGACGTAGCCAAAGGGGTGGAGGCGCAGACGATCAAGCTGTTCCAGGTATGCCGCAAGCGGGGCATCCCGATCTTCACCTTCATCAACAAGCTGGACCGCGAGGGACGCAGTCCGTTCGAGCTGATGGAGGAGCTGGAGCAGGTGCTGGGCATTCGCTCGGTGCCGATGAACTGGCCGATTGGAATGGGACGCGAGCTGTGCGGTGTGTATGACCGGATGAATAGCCAGGTGGAGCTGTTCCAGGGCAATGACCATTCCAAAATCGAGGTTCGCAAGGTGGAGGACTATAACGATCCGATCATACGCGAGATGGCGGGCGACTTTCTCCATGATCAGTTGGCGGGCGAGCTGGAGCTGCTGGATGTAGCGGGTGACCCGTTCGATTATGAGAAGGTGCAGCGCGGCGAGCTGACGCCGATCTTCTTCGGCAGTGCGGTTAACAACTTCGGCGTGCAGACCTTCCTGGAGAACTTCCTGAAGCTGGCTCCTTCGCCGACACCGCGCCGCAGCATGGAGCGGCTCGTTGAACCGACGGAGGAGAAGTTCTCGGGCTATGTGTTCAAGATTCAGGCGAACATGAATCCGGCACACCGCGACCGGATCGCCTTCCTGCGCATCTGCTCCGGCCGGTTCGAGCGCGGAATGAGTGTCAAGCATGTGCGTGCCGGCAAGGAGATCAAGCTGGCGCAGCCGCAGCAATTTCTCGCGCAGGATCGGGACATCGTCGAGTCCGCTTATCCAGGCGACATCATCGGCTTGTTCGACCCCGGCATATTCCGAATCGGCGATTCGCTGTCGCAGGGCGGCGAGCTGGTGTTTGACGAGCTGCCGACATTCTCTCCAGAGATATTTGCCAAGGTGACGGTCAAGAACGCGCTCAAGCACAAGCAATATCAAAAGGGCATCGACCAGTTGACCGAGGAGGGCACGATTCAGGTCTTCCATTCAACCAGCGGCTTTGATGAGATCATTCTGGGTGTGGTGGGACAACTGCAATTTGAAGTGTTCGAGCATCGGATGAAGGCGGAGTATGGGGTGGACGTTCTGCTGCACCGGATGACATACCAGTTCGCTCGCTGGCTGGTGGACGACAAGATCGATCCGTCCAAATTCCGCATCAACTCGGTGCTGGTGAAGGACAAGAAGGACAACTACGTAGCATTGTTCGAGAATGAATATGCAATGCGCACGGCCATGGAGAAAAACCAGACGACGAAGTTTCTGGAGACGGCTCCGTAA
- a CDS encoding TM2 domain-containing protein, which yields MSKEQLLSALYPSTPWYAVVASRDADDLEDPPGEPGKTRAAAYIIWYFLGLFGGHRFYTKRYGSACVQLLLSMSLIGLPASLLWWIRDVFYVHQWVSAFNEERRRQYQSRLFYVEQPTFFVH from the coding sequence GTGAGCAAGGAGCAGCTACTGTCGGCCCTCTACCCTTCCACACCCTGGTATGCCGTCGTAGCTTCAAGAGATGCGGACGACCTTGAGGACCCGCCGGGTGAGCCGGGTAAGACACGAGCGGCCGCCTATATCATCTGGTATTTTCTCGGCCTATTCGGCGGACACCGATTTTATACGAAGCGTTACGGATCAGCCTGTGTGCAATTGCTGCTCTCCATGAGCTTGATCGGCCTGCCTGCCAGCCTTCTCTGGTGGATCAGAGATGTCTTCTATGTGCATCAATGGGTGAGCGCCTTCAATGAGGAGCGACGTAGACAGTATCAATCCCGGCTTTTTTATGTGGAGCAGCCCACTTTCTTTGTTCATTAG